The following proteins are encoded in a genomic region of Mycolicibacterium rutilum:
- a CDS encoding oxidoreductase: MSTRIALVGPGAIGSTIAALLHAAGHHVTLCGRTPRDSIEIRPDDAEPITLPGPVLTDPGALDGPVDVVLLAVKDTQNEHAAAWLAKLCDDHTLVCALQNGVEQVERVGAYCPGATVVPSAVWISAEPTPEGAVRLRTAARLVFPDIPAARSLAELFAGTAVTVEIDPDFVNAAWHKLLVNAVVGFMVLSGRRSGLFRRDDVAALARRYLAECLAVARADGATLGDEVIDEVVGLLAGLPEDVTTSILTDREAHRRLEWDIRNGVISRKGAQFGVATPVSDVIVPLLAAASDGPG, translated from the coding sequence ATGTCCACGCGCATCGCGCTCGTCGGGCCGGGCGCCATCGGCTCCACCATCGCCGCGCTGCTGCACGCCGCCGGCCACCACGTGACGCTGTGCGGCCGCACGCCGCGCGATTCCATCGAGATCCGGCCCGACGACGCCGAGCCGATCACGCTGCCCGGTCCGGTGCTCACCGATCCGGGGGCGCTCGACGGACCGGTCGACGTGGTGCTGCTGGCGGTCAAGGACACCCAGAACGAACACGCCGCGGCGTGGCTGGCCAAGCTCTGCGATGACCACACGCTGGTGTGCGCCCTGCAAAACGGGGTCGAACAGGTGGAGCGCGTCGGCGCCTACTGCCCGGGTGCGACGGTGGTGCCCTCGGCGGTGTGGATCTCGGCCGAGCCCACACCCGAGGGCGCCGTGCGGCTGCGGACCGCGGCCCGCCTGGTGTTCCCCGACATCCCCGCGGCCCGGTCGCTGGCCGAGCTGTTCGCCGGCACCGCGGTCACTGTCGAGATCGACCCCGACTTCGTCAACGCGGCGTGGCACAAACTGCTGGTGAACGCGGTCGTCGGGTTCATGGTGCTCAGCGGGCGCCGCTCGGGCCTGTTCCGGCGTGACGACGTCGCCGCCCTGGCCCGGCGGTACCTGGCCGAATGCCTGGCCGTCGCGCGCGCCGACGGCGCCACGCTCGGCGACGAGGTGATCGACGAGGTCGTCGGCCTGCTGGCCGGCCTGCCCGAGGACGTCACGACGTCGATCCTGACCGACCGCGAGGCGCACCGGCGGCTGGAGTGGGACATCCGCAACGGGGTCATCTCCCGTAAGGGCGCCCAGTTCGGGGTGGCGACGCCGGTCAGCGACGTCATCGTGCCGCTGTTGGCGGCGGCCAGCGACGGGCCCGGCTAG
- a CDS encoding SRPBCC family protein, giving the protein MAMQPCERVDLEFVDNAPFRFVSTVDLAITPEQLFEVLGDAESWPRWASVITEVTWTSPEPRGVGTTRTVKMRGGIVGAEEFLAWEPYSHMAFRFNEASTGSIAAFAEDYRVVRTPRGCHLTWVMAMKPNGLAARLGMTLGRPVMGWLFQKFLYNLRDYVGERFGVEAQ; this is encoded by the coding sequence ATGGCCATGCAGCCATGCGAACGCGTCGACCTCGAGTTCGTCGACAACGCGCCGTTCCGGTTCGTCAGCACCGTCGACCTCGCCATCACCCCCGAGCAGCTCTTCGAGGTGCTGGGCGACGCCGAATCGTGGCCGCGCTGGGCCAGCGTCATCACCGAGGTCACCTGGACCAGCCCCGAACCGCGCGGCGTCGGCACCACCCGCACGGTGAAGATGCGCGGCGGGATCGTCGGCGCCGAGGAATTCCTCGCATGGGAGCCCTACTCGCACATGGCTTTTCGCTTCAATGAGGCGTCGACGGGAAGTATCGCGGCGTTCGCGGAGGACTACCGCGTGGTGCGCACCCCGCGGGGCTGTCACCTGACGTGGGTGATGGCGATGAAACCCAACGGCCTCGCGGCCCGGCTGGGGATGACGCTCGGCAGGCCGGTGATGGGCTGGCTGTTTCAGAAGTTCCTCTACAACCTGCGCGACTACGTCGGCGAGCGGTTCGGCGTCGAGGCTCAGTAG
- a CDS encoding carboxylesterase/lipase family protein produces the protein MAVVVGHSAVVHTPLGDLRGTTDGGVGVWRGVPYAEQPVGERRFLAPEPKRPWTGLRDAVEHGPLPPQGKSFVGGGRDDPKVRDEACLTLTVWSPDTSASLPVMVWIPGGAFVFGAGQFQLYNGSRLAANGNVVVVNVTYRIGVFGGFELGDLGDGFDDNLALRDQMAALRWIRDNIAAFGGDPARVTVFGESAGGTSVLALLASPAADGLFSRAIAQSPALPLIADRELRAEQAHEWLRRLGVTAAEVKRLPQRELRRAAGSLQLDSAARSPTLAYGLTYGVDLLPRHPVDAARDGSLRRVPLIIGTNSHEASMFAWTKPPMLPTTRTTVDAYFARVGRDAKARVLAAYPDYPRRRALIAFGSDVMFGGPAWAFADAYSQLAPTHVYRFDHVGTSLRLLGLGATHGSEIVHVQHSYASYLGRKMHPLGRRWQPAVGRRMQRAWLDFAGKGWDDGVIRWSTGHDWPVYDTADRYTRIIQSARDTVVADPDAERRQAWAGLY, from the coding sequence GTGGCAGTCGTTGTCGGACATTCGGCCGTCGTGCACACACCGCTCGGCGACCTGCGCGGAACGACCGACGGCGGCGTGGGTGTCTGGCGCGGTGTGCCCTACGCCGAACAGCCGGTCGGCGAGCGCCGATTCCTGGCGCCCGAACCGAAGCGGCCGTGGACCGGGCTGCGCGACGCCGTCGAGCACGGGCCGCTGCCCCCGCAGGGCAAGTCGTTCGTCGGCGGCGGCCGCGACGATCCCAAGGTCCGCGACGAGGCCTGCCTGACGCTGACGGTGTGGTCGCCGGACACCAGCGCGTCGCTGCCGGTGATGGTGTGGATCCCGGGCGGCGCGTTCGTGTTCGGGGCCGGGCAGTTTCAGCTGTACAACGGGTCGCGGCTGGCCGCCAACGGCAACGTCGTGGTGGTCAACGTGACATACCGCATCGGGGTGTTCGGCGGTTTCGAGCTCGGCGACCTCGGTGACGGGTTCGACGACAACCTGGCGCTGCGCGATCAAATGGCGGCGCTGCGCTGGATCCGCGACAACATCGCCGCGTTCGGCGGCGACCCGGCCCGCGTCACCGTGTTCGGTGAGTCGGCCGGTGGCACGTCGGTGCTTGCGCTGCTTGCCTCACCGGCCGCCGACGGGCTGTTCAGCCGGGCGATCGCGCAGAGCCCTGCGCTGCCGCTGATCGCCGACCGCGAGCTCCGAGCCGAGCAGGCCCACGAGTGGCTGCGCCGGCTCGGCGTTACCGCGGCCGAGGTCAAGCGGCTGCCGCAGCGCGAGTTGCGCCGCGCCGCCGGCAGTCTGCAGCTCGACAGCGCCGCGCGGAGCCCGACGCTGGCCTACGGCCTGACCTACGGCGTCGACCTGCTGCCGCGCCATCCCGTCGACGCTGCGCGCGACGGCAGCCTGCGCCGCGTGCCGCTGATCATCGGCACGAACAGTCACGAGGCGTCGATGTTCGCCTGGACGAAACCGCCGATGCTGCCCACCACCCGCACGACCGTCGACGCCTACTTCGCCCGCGTCGGACGCGATGCGAAGGCGCGGGTGCTGGCGGCCTATCCCGACTACCCGCGCCGACGGGCGCTGATCGCCTTCGGCTCCGACGTCATGTTCGGCGGCCCGGCGTGGGCGTTCGCCGACGCCTACAGTCAGCTGGCCCCTACGCACGTCTACCGCTTCGACCACGTCGGCACCAGCCTGCGGCTCCTCGGGCTGGGCGCCACGCACGGCAGCGAGATCGTGCACGTCCAGCACAGCTACGCCTCGTATCTGGGCCGCAAGATGCATCCGCTGGGCCGGCGGTGGCAACCCGCTGTCGGGCGCCGGATGCAGCGCGCCTGGCTGGACTTCGCGGGCAAGGGCTGGGACGACGGGGTGATCCGCTGGTCCACCGGCCATGACTGGCCGGTGTACGACACCGCCGACCGCTACACCCGCATCATCCAGTCCGCCCGCGACACCGTCGTCGCCGATCCCGACGCCGAGCGCCGCCAGGCCTGGGCCGGCCTCTACTGA
- the ypfJ gene encoding KPN_02809 family neutral zinc metallopeptidase — MTFNEGMQIDTSTTSTSGGGRGPGRGIAIGGGVGGLLVMVVALLLGVDPSSVMPPQQGQLGGPGAEAPGFDLSQCRTGADANEIPECRVVATGNSLDGIWPQLLPDYTRPQVRLFKGSVDTGCGAATSDVGPFYCPADQTAYFDVDFFDVLRTQFGSSGGPLAQEYVVAHEFGHHIQNLTGTLSQSQGPGAAGPTGGGVRTELQADCYAGVWAHYAAITKQESTGVPFLEPLTDKDIADALSAAASVGDDRIQEKATGRVNPEAWTHGSAAQRQKWFTEGYRTGDVNACDTFATNNLG; from the coding sequence ATGACCTTCAACGAGGGCATGCAGATCGACACCAGCACCACCTCCACCAGCGGCGGCGGCAGAGGCCCGGGGCGCGGAATCGCGATCGGCGGCGGTGTGGGTGGACTCCTGGTCATGGTCGTCGCGCTGCTGCTCGGCGTCGACCCCAGTTCGGTGATGCCGCCGCAGCAAGGCCAGCTCGGCGGCCCGGGTGCCGAGGCGCCCGGCTTCGATCTGAGCCAATGCAGGACCGGCGCCGATGCCAACGAGATCCCCGAGTGCCGGGTGGTGGCGACCGGCAACTCGCTCGACGGGATCTGGCCGCAGTTGCTGCCCGACTACACGCGCCCGCAGGTTCGCCTGTTCAAGGGCAGTGTCGACACCGGGTGCGGCGCGGCGACCAGCGACGTCGGCCCGTTCTACTGCCCGGCCGACCAGACCGCCTACTTCGACGTCGACTTCTTCGATGTCCTGCGGACCCAATTCGGTTCGAGCGGTGGGCCGTTGGCGCAGGAGTACGTCGTCGCCCACGAGTTCGGCCACCACATCCAGAACCTCACCGGCACATTGAGCCAGTCGCAGGGTCCCGGCGCGGCGGGCCCCACGGGCGGCGGTGTGCGCACCGAACTGCAGGCCGACTGCTACGCCGGGGTGTGGGCGCACTACGCGGCGATCACCAAGCAGGAAAGCACCGGCGTGCCGTTCCTGGAACCGTTGACCGACAAGGACATCGCCGACGCGTTGTCGGCCGCCGCGTCCGTCGGCGACGACCGCATCCAGGAGAAGGCCACGGGCCGGGTCAACCCCGAGGCGTGGACGCACGGATCGGCGGCCCAGCGGCAGAAGTGGTTCACCGAGGGCTACCGCACCGGAGATGTGAACGCCTGCGACACCTTCGCGACGAACAACCTTGGGTAG
- a CDS encoding DUF885 domain-containing protein, with amino-acid sequence MGRTTTAVDAVAERYLDTFAALDPCAATEMGITGHDEEITDYSPDGVAARADAARAALRELDGVTAEDAVDEVTIAAMRERLGVTVELNDAGLDVGEINVIASPLQSMRDVFDLMPTDTEDDWAVIARRLSRLPDRVAGYADALRAAVAGGHPPAVRQVVRGIDQSATIQHLLVDMVTAAPTDNAALHDELQQHAANAANAYRELGRVLGDEIAPHARAEDAVGRETYRLWSRSFLGASIDLDETYEWGLELLKSIVAEQDSLAQQLYPGTSVADALRRLDDEERYLVHGVDALQEWMQDLSDRAVDSLAGTHFDIAEPLRRLECRIAPTHTGGIYYTGPSEDFSRPGRMWWSVPHGVDTFHTWQETTTVFHEGVPGHHLQIGRAVVLADQLNRWRRLGCWVSGHGEGWALYAERLMAELGWLDDPGNRIGMLDAQRFRAARVVIDIGVHCGMTAPDGEVWDAEHAWDFLTAHSAMKDENLQFELDRYLGWPGQAPSYAVGQRIWQQLRDETLQRGVSLKDFHSRALDLGGLPLEVLATALRRDFAAS; translated from the coding sequence TTGGGTAGGACAACCACGGCCGTCGATGCCGTCGCCGAACGCTACCTCGACACGTTCGCTGCGTTGGACCCGTGTGCTGCAACGGAAATGGGCATCACCGGCCACGACGAGGAGATCACCGACTACTCCCCCGACGGCGTAGCGGCGCGTGCCGACGCCGCCCGCGCCGCCCTGCGCGAGCTCGACGGTGTCACCGCCGAGGACGCCGTCGACGAGGTGACGATCGCGGCGATGCGCGAACGTCTCGGTGTGACGGTCGAACTCAACGACGCGGGCCTCGACGTCGGTGAGATCAACGTGATCGCCTCACCGCTGCAGTCGATGCGCGACGTGTTCGACCTGATGCCGACCGACACCGAGGACGACTGGGCGGTGATCGCGCGACGGTTGTCGCGGCTGCCCGACCGCGTCGCCGGATACGCCGATGCGCTGCGCGCGGCCGTCGCCGGCGGACACCCGCCGGCCGTGCGCCAGGTGGTGCGCGGCATCGACCAGTCCGCCACCATCCAGCACCTGCTGGTCGACATGGTCACCGCGGCGCCGACGGACAACGCGGCGCTCCACGACGAACTGCAGCAGCACGCGGCCAACGCGGCGAACGCCTACCGGGAACTGGGCCGGGTGCTCGGCGACGAGATCGCCCCGCACGCCCGCGCCGAGGACGCGGTCGGACGCGAGACCTACCGGCTGTGGTCGCGGTCGTTCCTCGGCGCGTCCATCGACCTCGACGAGACCTACGAGTGGGGTCTCGAACTACTCAAAAGCATTGTCGCCGAGCAGGACAGCCTCGCCCAGCAGTTGTATCCCGGCACGTCGGTCGCCGACGCGCTGCGTCGCCTCGACGACGAGGAACGCTACCTGGTGCACGGCGTGGACGCGCTGCAGGAGTGGATGCAGGACCTGTCGGACCGCGCCGTCGACTCGCTGGCCGGCACGCACTTCGACATCGCCGAACCGCTGCGCAGGCTCGAATGCCGCATCGCACCCACCCACACCGGCGGGATCTACTACACCGGACCGTCGGAGGACTTCAGCCGGCCGGGGCGAATGTGGTGGTCGGTGCCGCACGGGGTTGACACCTTCCACACGTGGCAAGAGACCACGACGGTGTTCCACGAGGGCGTGCCGGGCCATCACCTGCAGATCGGCCGCGCCGTGGTGCTCGCCGACCAGCTCAACCGGTGGCGGCGGCTGGGCTGCTGGGTGTCCGGCCACGGCGAAGGCTGGGCGCTGTACGCCGAACGGCTGATGGCCGAACTGGGCTGGCTCGACGATCCGGGCAATCGGATCGGCATGCTGGACGCGCAACGCTTCCGCGCGGCGCGGGTGGTGATCGACATCGGCGTGCACTGCGGCATGACCGCCCCCGACGGCGAAGTGTGGGACGCCGAGCACGCGTGGGACTTCCTGACCGCACACAGCGCGATGAAAGACGAGAACCTGCAGTTCGAACTGGACCGCTACCTCGGCTGGCCCGGACAGGCACCCTCGTACGCCGTCGGGCAGCGGATCTGGCAGCAACTGCGCGACGAGACGCTGCAGCGAGGCGTGTCGCTCAAGGACTTCCACAGCCGCGCACTGGATCTCGGGGGCCTGCCGCTCGAAGTGCTGGCCACCGCGCTGCGACGCGATTTCGCCGCGAGCTGA
- a CDS encoding MBL fold metallo-hydrolase gives METVTVTPNLTMLVVNGWQVYVWRDRDSVTLIDTGAPGSAASILRAVPGVDRIVLTHGHVDHVGSAAQLRDKTGAEVMAGAGDAAAIRAGTALPRPLFEDWEVPIHERVAADLPDAADPVAIDKELRDGDVLDFGGGAEILAIPGHTEGSIAVHLPEHRVLLTGDTIANVGTLMLGTFNQDRARTVASFRRLAELDVDTACFGHGEPIVAGAGARLRDVAATLTP, from the coding sequence GTGGAGACCGTGACCGTCACGCCGAATCTGACCATGCTCGTCGTCAACGGTTGGCAGGTCTACGTCTGGCGCGACCGCGACTCGGTGACGCTGATCGACACCGGCGCACCGGGATCTGCCGCATCGATCCTGCGCGCGGTGCCCGGTGTCGACCGAATCGTGTTGACACACGGCCACGTTGACCACGTCGGATCGGCGGCGCAGCTACGCGACAAGACGGGCGCCGAGGTGATGGCCGGCGCCGGTGACGCGGCCGCCATTCGCGCCGGCACCGCGCTGCCACGACCGCTCTTCGAGGACTGGGAGGTGCCGATCCACGAGCGGGTCGCCGCGGATCTGCCCGACGCGGCCGATCCGGTCGCGATCGACAAGGAGCTGCGTGACGGTGACGTCCTCGACTTCGGCGGCGGCGCCGAAATCCTGGCGATCCCGGGCCACACCGAGGGCAGCATCGCGGTCCACCTGCCCGAGCACCGCGTACTGCTCACCGGCGACACCATCGCCAACGTCGGCACCCTGATGCTGGGCACGTTCAACCAGGACCGGGCGCGCACCGTCGCGTCGTTTCGCCGGCTCGCCGAGCTGGACGTCGATACGGCGTGTTTCGGGCACGGTGAACCGATCGTCGCCGGAGCCGGCGCGCGGCTGCGCGACGTGGCTGCCACACTGACGCCGTGA
- a CDS encoding DinB family protein: MTDRPDPIEPDTKDWTWVLDEPCPDCGFDAASTPHTAVAQRIRTDASDWVTRLQRPGVEVRPSPSVWSTLEYGCHIRDVHRIFDHRVRLMLTEDVPLFPNWDQDETARADDYGSQDPATVAVELFDAASAVAATYDDVPETAWSRRGLRSNGSEFTVATIALYHLHDIVHHCWDVTR; this comes from the coding sequence GTGACCGATCGACCCGACCCCATCGAACCAGACACCAAGGACTGGACCTGGGTGCTCGACGAGCCGTGTCCCGACTGCGGATTCGACGCCGCGTCAACCCCGCACACGGCCGTCGCGCAACGCATCCGCACCGACGCCTCCGATTGGGTGACGCGGTTACAGCGTCCGGGTGTCGAGGTCCGGCCGAGCCCGTCGGTGTGGTCGACGCTCGAATACGGCTGTCACATCCGCGATGTGCACCGGATCTTCGATCACCGGGTGCGGCTGATGCTGACCGAGGATGTTCCGCTGTTCCCCAACTGGGACCAGGACGAGACCGCCCGCGCCGACGACTACGGCTCGCAGGACCCGGCGACCGTGGCCGTCGAACTGTTCGACGCGGCGTCGGCCGTCGCAGCCACCTACGACGACGTTCCCGAGACGGCGTGGTCGCGGCGAGGCCTCCGCAGCAACGGCAGTGAATTCACGGTCGCAACGATCGCGCTCTACCACCTGCACGACATCGTGCACCACTGCTGGGACGTCACCCGCTGA
- a CDS encoding SDR family oxidoreductase, whose protein sequence is MRIAVAGATGNIGARTAAALERDGHDVVRISRSLGVDLMTGEGLDEALTGVEAVVDAISAPPTDRDKTTEYFGTTTRNLLAAEHRAGVRHHVLLSIVGIHGIEGNAHYSGKREQERLIAEGPVPWTVVPATQFHDFAAMVAGWTEQDGVSTIAPLLVQPIAPADIAEVLAEVAVGPPHGRYIDVAGPQTQDLVDMARRTLAVRGRQVTLVPTWDGVFGVSMAGNVLLPGENARIASTTFDDWLAAGAD, encoded by the coding sequence ATGCGCATCGCAGTCGCAGGGGCCACCGGAAACATCGGCGCCCGTACCGCCGCCGCACTCGAACGTGACGGGCACGACGTCGTGCGGATCAGCCGCTCGCTGGGTGTCGACCTGATGACCGGGGAGGGCCTCGACGAGGCGCTCACCGGCGTCGAAGCCGTCGTCGACGCGATCAGCGCACCACCCACCGACCGCGACAAGACCACCGAATACTTCGGCACCACCACGCGCAACCTGCTCGCGGCCGAACACCGGGCCGGGGTGCGTCACCACGTGCTCCTGTCGATCGTCGGCATCCACGGGATCGAGGGCAACGCCCACTACTCCGGCAAGCGCGAACAGGAACGGCTGATCGCCGAGGGGCCGGTGCCGTGGACGGTGGTGCCCGCCACGCAGTTTCACGATTTCGCGGCGATGGTCGCCGGCTGGACCGAACAGGACGGCGTATCCACCATCGCGCCGCTGCTGGTGCAGCCGATCGCGCCCGCGGACATCGCCGAGGTGCTCGCCGAGGTAGCGGTGGGCCCGCCGCACGGCCGCTACATCGACGTGGCCGGCCCCCAGACCCAGGACCTGGTCGACATGGCTCGGCGGACGCTGGCCGTCAGGGGGCGGCAGGTCACGTTGGTCCCGACATGGGACGGCGTCTTCGGGGTGTCGATGGCGGGAAACGTGTTGCTACCCGGCGAGAATGCCCGCATCGCGTCGACCACTTTCGACGACTGGCTCGCCGCGGGCGCCGACTAG
- a CDS encoding mycofactocin-coupled SDR family oxidoreductase yields MTELPLAGKVAFVTGAARGQGRSHCVRLARAGADIVAIDACGPVAEHNGYPPALPEDLAETVSLVEGEGRKILADRVDVRDADGQQRVVSDAVEQFGRLDIVVANAGVMNWGRLWEISPQQWQEVLDINLTGVWNTIRAVVPPMIAAGNGGSIITISSAAGIKAVPGCGHYCASKFGVVGLTNSLAVELGQYGIRVNSVHPYGTDTPMGNDTSMWQIFADHQTYIHSFSPGALPTESLADPDLISDIVVWLAGDASSLVTAAQIPADKGYLKI; encoded by the coding sequence ATGACGGAACTTCCCCTGGCGGGCAAGGTGGCCTTCGTGACGGGCGCGGCCCGCGGACAGGGCCGCTCGCACTGTGTCCGGTTGGCCCGCGCCGGCGCCGACATCGTGGCGATCGACGCGTGCGGGCCCGTCGCCGAGCACAACGGTTATCCGCCGGCGCTGCCCGAGGACCTGGCCGAAACGGTGAGCCTGGTCGAGGGCGAGGGCCGCAAGATCCTCGCCGACCGTGTCGATGTCCGCGACGCCGACGGACAACAGCGGGTGGTGTCCGACGCGGTCGAGCAGTTCGGCCGACTCGACATCGTCGTCGCCAACGCCGGCGTGATGAATTGGGGCCGGCTGTGGGAGATTTCGCCTCAGCAGTGGCAGGAGGTGCTCGACATCAACCTGACCGGCGTGTGGAACACGATCCGGGCCGTCGTGCCGCCGATGATCGCTGCCGGCAACGGCGGGTCGATCATCACCATCAGTTCGGCGGCGGGCATCAAGGCGGTGCCCGGTTGCGGCCACTACTGCGCGAGCAAGTTCGGCGTCGTCGGGCTCACCAATTCACTCGCGGTCGAACTGGGCCAGTACGGCATCCGGGTCAACTCGGTGCACCCGTATGGCACCGACACCCCGATGGGCAACGACACGTCGATGTGGCAGATCTTCGCCGATCACCAGACCTACATCCACAGCTTCTCCCCCGGCGCGCTGCCGACCGAGTCGCTCGCCGACCCGGACCTGATCTCCGACATCGTGGTGTGGCTGGCCGGCGACGCGTCGTCGCTGGTGACGGCGGCCCAGATCCCCGCCGACAAGGGCTACCTGAAGATCTGA
- a CDS encoding acyl-CoA thioesterase, producing the protein MTTDSAQQWTVDTLLDLFDVRQDGENRFIAEAGPAGEEDRQVVEGTQVLAQVIVAVAKRFEGKSVRSAHAVFSRAVMVAAGPIELEIDVVNEGRSTATAVVAAKQNGKRCITATVLTDVPTEDVIRHAVARPDTKSPAEANDARMAMPGREIRLVDVVDVNSPDEVGPPELFAWVRYEQTPERDDLAKALVAYLTGHLGISTTMRAHEGIGTAQSHITVSTAPMTVSVSFHEPFRPDGWLLYSHESTQVGAGMSYVRGTVHTEAGELVASFTQDALIRPLRTTDTAIKEQSRL; encoded by the coding sequence ATGACGACAGACTCAGCGCAGCAGTGGACCGTCGACACCCTGCTCGACCTGTTCGACGTCCGCCAGGACGGGGAGAACCGATTCATCGCCGAAGCCGGACCCGCCGGCGAGGAGGATCGGCAGGTCGTCGAGGGCACGCAGGTGCTCGCGCAGGTGATCGTCGCGGTGGCCAAACGGTTCGAGGGCAAGTCGGTGCGCTCGGCGCACGCGGTGTTCTCCCGCGCGGTGATGGTCGCGGCGGGCCCGATCGAACTGGAGATCGACGTCGTCAACGAAGGCCGCTCCACCGCCACCGCTGTCGTCGCCGCCAAGCAGAACGGCAAGCGGTGCATCACCGCGACCGTGTTGACCGACGTCCCCACCGAAGACGTCATCCGCCACGCCGTCGCGCGACCGGACACGAAGTCGCCGGCAGAGGCCAACGATGCGCGAATGGCGATGCCCGGCAGGGAGATTCGGTTGGTCGACGTCGTCGACGTCAACAGCCCCGACGAGGTCGGCCCGCCGGAGCTGTTCGCGTGGGTGCGCTACGAGCAGACCCCCGAGCGCGACGACCTGGCCAAGGCGCTGGTCGCGTATCTGACCGGGCACCTGGGCATCTCGACGACGATGCGCGCGCACGAGGGCATCGGCACCGCGCAGTCGCACATCACGGTGTCGACGGCGCCGATGACGGTGTCGGTCAGCTTCCACGAGCCGTTCCGGCCCGACGGCTGGCTGCTCTACAGCCACGAGAGCACGCAGGTCGGCGCCGGCATGTCGTATGTGCGCGGGACGGTGCACACCGAGGCCGGTGAGCTGGTCGCGTCGTTCACCCAGGACGCGCTGATCCGTCCGCTGCGCACCACCGACACGGCGATCAAGGAACAGTCCCGCCTGTAG
- a CDS encoding TetR/AcrR family transcriptional regulator has protein sequence MAKPSGPAADGATRTADADARPKRFMKSALEILGETGRTDFTVLEVVERSKTSLRSFYQHFSTKDELLLALVDKIMSESTRRWREDTDGLPAPAALRVFIDRVCTPPETTTQDKVNRGLTNYNDRLAETLPREYARVLAPVHELIKDIINRGIAEGVFRADLNVDARAALIMQSSLGAIRLQVLGAELSGVPVDADDIYAYCLSGLTHA, from the coding sequence ATGGCCAAGCCGAGCGGACCGGCGGCGGACGGCGCCACCCGGACGGCCGACGCCGACGCCCGGCCCAAGCGCTTCATGAAGTCGGCGTTGGAAATCCTGGGCGAGACGGGGCGCACCGACTTCACGGTGCTCGAGGTCGTCGAACGGTCGAAGACGTCGCTGCGGTCCTTCTACCAACACTTCTCGACCAAGGACGAACTGCTGCTCGCGCTGGTCGACAAGATCATGTCCGAGTCGACCCGGCGCTGGCGCGAGGACACCGACGGGCTGCCGGCGCCGGCCGCGCTGCGGGTCTTCATCGACCGGGTCTGCACTCCGCCGGAGACCACCACCCAGGACAAGGTCAACCGCGGTCTGACCAACTACAACGACCGGCTCGCGGAGACCCTGCCGCGCGAATACGCCCGCGTCCTCGCCCCGGTCCACGAGCTGATCAAGGACATCATCAACCGCGGCATCGCCGAGGGCGTGTTCCGCGCCGACCTCAACGTCGACGCCCGGGCGGCGCTGATCATGCAGTCCTCGCTGGGCGCGATCCGGCTACAGGTGCTCGGCGCCGAACTCAGCGGCGTGCCGGTCGACGCCGACGACATCTACGCCTACTGCCTGAGCGGCCTCACCCACGCCTGA